A genomic segment from Cricetulus griseus strain 17A/GY chromosome 8, alternate assembly CriGri-PICRH-1.0, whole genome shotgun sequence encodes:
- the Nrip2 gene encoding nuclear receptor-interacting protein 2: MSTGQEARRDEGDSRRGQEASLRDRAHLSQQRRLKQATQFLHKDSADLLPLDSLKRLGTSKDLQPHSVIQRRLVEGNQRRLQGESPLVQALIHGHDSSRTSGTQVPALLVNCKCQDQMLRVAVDTGTQHNQISTGCLRRLGLGKRVPKAPGGDLAPGPPSQVEELELELGQETVACSAQVVDVDSPEFCLGLQTLLSLKCCIDLDRGVLRLKAPFSELPFLPLYQEPGQ; this comes from the exons ATGAGCACTGGGCAGGAGGCCAGGAGAGACGAGGGAGACTCCAGGAGAGGCCAGGAAGCCTCGCTTCGGGACCGAGCCCACCTGAGCCAGCAGCGCCGGCTCAAACAGGCCACCCAGTTCTTGCACAAGGACTCGGCTGACCTGCTACCCCTGGACAGCCTCAAGAGGCTCGGCACCTCCAAGGACCTG CAGCCACACAGCGTGATCCAAAGACGCCTGGTGGAGGGAAACCAGAGGCGGCTTCAGGGGGAGTCTCCCCTGGTGCAGGCACTGATCCATGGCCATGATAGCAGCAGGACCAGTGGGACACAGGTTCCAGCTCTTCTTGTCAACTGCAAG TGCCAGGACCAGATGCTTCGAGTGGCGGTGGACACAGGGACTCAGCACAATCAGATATCTACTGGCTGCCTCAGGCGCCTGGG GTTAGGGAAGAGAGTCCCAAAAGCCCCAGGTGGGGACCTGGCACCGGGGCCACCAAGtcaggtggaagagctggagCTAGAGTTGGGGCAGGAGACTGTGGCATGCTCGGCCCAAGTGGTGG ATGTGGACAGCCCTGAATTTTGCCTGGGACTGCAGACTCTGCTTTCCCTCAAG TGCTGCATTGACCTGGACCGTGGAGTGCTTCGGCTGAAAGCCCCCTTCTCGGAGCTGCCCTTCCTGCCTCTGTATCAAGAGCCTGGCCAGTGA